The Vitis riparia cultivar Riparia Gloire de Montpellier isolate 1030 chromosome 3, EGFV_Vit.rip_1.0, whole genome shotgun sequence genome segment ttgttgGTCGAATATGAACTAAAGTTGCAACATGCATGATAGCATGTCCCTAGGAAAAAGTAgataatttggttttcattattaatgttcaagctattaattggagacatttgatgaaggattctactaaaccattttgggtatgtGTATGAGCAATAAGATGCTCAATATTTCCACTATAAGCTTTTGGCCAGATATAAtagaagtaatgtaaagatattctacattaccttcattcatagtttcaataggATATTCATTTCTacaaatatctttaaaactaagcaatttttttctagattttctagaatataaagcatcatttatatggaatctagttccatttggtagTGTTATGTTTACTCTTTTGGAACCTTCAACCAAGTTTGTAGTACCaaatatggtacttacattagcttttattaatttcaattgaAGGAAGTATCTTTTATCTTGAAGAATTGCGTGCATAGTTGCATAGTCTGCGAGACATGCATCattctcattcatcttgagaccaaataacacatggattttagACATAactactatttaaaaaaaaataacaatgtaACAAATGTAATAAacagatgtaaatataagacatgataatatattatttggtatataaagtaacatcaatcaatgttttTATCCTCGTCATTTATtaaatggttaatttttttcactaggacctccaaagaaattaatttcatctctacttttttcttttgcttttattgatgcttggtaaagtCAACCAAGTGTTTGGGTGTACGACAAGTACATGTCCAATGTcctttcataccacatctataacaatcaTTCATATGGTTCTTGGGAAGTTTATCTTGTATatacttttcattttcttgttttgccttaATATTACTCCACTTCTGATAGTGTAatgaggcttttttttttttttttttgaaaatttgaggaattattaccataagaaccatggtatcagGGATTCCTTCCGCAATCACGACCACGTCCTTATCCTTGTCCACGTCCATGAATTTGGgacaatattgcattcactCTAGGGAATGGTTCAGATCTAGTTGAATGAGACcagtgatttctcatcaaaagctcattattttgttcaacaacaagaagacatgatataaattcaaagtattttgtaaatctatgCTCTCGATATTGTTGTTGAaggagcacattcgaggcatgaaatgtagtaaaagttttttttttaaatgtcttcttttgtgatttttttttttttttctccacatagctttaattgagagctgattttgaaCAATGTGGAGTTATATTcactaacaattttaaaatcttgcaaccttaAGTACATCCAATCATATCAAGTTTTTGGGAGAATCATAGTTTTCTAGTGGTCGTATCTTTCCTTCAAATAactccatagagtaaaaggGTCCTTTACCGTaagatattcatttttaaaaccttCATGTGGATGATGACGAAGGAAAATCAACAATTTTGCATCATCCTGcaaggatgcttgatttccttctttggtCATAACTCTaagattcattgcatcaagatgcatttcaacatcaaggatccaagataaatagttatttcccaaaattttaagtGTCACAAATTCGAGTATGTGAGATTCGACATTGTCACAaaacttcaaataaataaaaatattagaatcaaTAATAGTAAATTGATAATAGTAGTATAACTTTTGATTATAACCAAAACCAAATAATTTGCTTATACTTTTgacaatatataatataatttagatGAACAAAATTAAtagtaatataaatatgtaaaatttattctataCAAACAACCTCAAGTTTGAGAACGAGAATTACCTTTAGAGCAATTTGTGCCGATAACGTATTGTAAAACGAGGATAAATGcaatgcaaataaaaataaagacaaatatatattactttaataatatagGGGAGGAAGAAATCAGATAAGAGAATTaagagagttgagagaatgTGAGAAGACTTCTTTTCTCGGGATGATCTTTTACGAGGGATGGGAAACCCTTTTATAAGCTTTCTAAATGACCTTccattactcatctttaagatgagtaatggaaATTCATAAATGAACCCCTTTAATTCCATAATTAATGTGGTGGTCATTCACACCCATTtacaacataaataaattaatttaatttactttaagaaattttatcttctatataataattaaatataaaataaaatttaattttaaataaaaatataaatatttttaaacaaaaaaattatcataaatatatcattattacttacattttttatattattaattacatttaaaGTAGGAAAAATAGATCATTAgtttcaaaatagaataaattactAGTTGAtaccataaaatttatcttcataaaatccaaaaattgatattttgatcaGATAGTTACCAATTATTGAAATGAAACATAATAGTTCTATAAAGTaatcatttgtttaaaaaaaaattaaaactaatataaaaaatttcaaaaccgaactttttttttttatgaagtgtGAATgtaaaaattacttatatatttacaatatcaagttaattgaagaaaaatactcaacttagaaataaatgaataaaaaaaaataacaacaataacttccaaatgagtttttttgtcttatttgtttttaaaaattgtttttattaactcaaccaaacatgttttttttcttttcttttctttttgagaacaaaaactattatttagaattcaattctcaaatacaattttgtttctgaaaacaccaaaaactttaaaaattgttttaaaaagcaCTATCCAAATAGACCCTTATTCTTCATAACCAAAGGAATaagaaaaaacatttgacaaaaaaataacaaaaaaaaaaacaaaaaataatttcctattttctaaaaacatatcCGAGTTGtttacaattattttaacatGATTATGCAAACATGgataacatgaaaaataaaattgttttcaaaatatattaaaaaatatagaaaatatattaagaaatcTAAGTCTAACCCTACTCCATTTAAATCGCAAGTTGTACTCGCTTAAAATGTAGTTGTAATTCCTTGTAAGTTCATTACATTATGTGTCTCTTCATTCAATGACCTAAGTGTAAGGATCAAAATTTGTAGTTCCATAGATTCTGAATAATAGCTTAGGGcctgtttgataattgttttttaaaacagttttgaaaaatagtttttaataatagtttttgaaaatcgttatttgatgttttataaaacaaaagtatatttaaaaacctaaaatattttaaatttatttttattatttttaaatatgttttaaaaataatttttatgtctatcattttatttttaatcattttttatatttgtataattattttttaaaacagttatcggaaaacaagtgaaaatgatagaaaacaactaaaaaatgtcCTCTAAAAACACcatgttttatgttcttaataacaaaaaatagaaaatatttttttattatcaattgtgttttcctatttttttttattctagagaACAAAAATCTAGTTCCGAAAACAATGATCAAACATACCCTTAACTTTTTCCTATGTGttgtatattaatttaaataaatatctttttcTTGGTGTTTTTTTGGCCTTTCTTCACGGCACATTGAAAAACCTGTTTGGCTTTTAgataaattttctataattttttcattcagTTTGTTAGGATTAAAACACCctaatcttattttttgaaagcGATAATAAaccaatatgaaaaataaagtataaaaacaCATGAAATTTATAGTAGTTTACTCTCAATGTAAGAGTTACATCCATTTGTAGTCGCAGTAAATTCTTACCATGACAAAAAGAGAGTATAAGAAAATCCCAAAATGTCTCACCCTCTTAGTTTTTCTCTACATTTTTCTATCCCTCTCaataccaataaaaaaaaaaaaaaactttctaaaTTGATTACATTGAACATATATAAATAAGGTAACCAAATTATAAATTCCTGAAATACCTCAACTTAAAATTCTCTTACTATTAGgataataattatgttttacaCGTCTTAACACGGTTGGGCAAGTTTTCATTATCAGACtcctttttaaattatatattaaaataattactattatttcttAATAAGAAGGTATTCTACGTAAAGCCAAGTGTATCACAATATTAATGTCAAAATGGGTAACGTTTAGCGTCACGTCTTGGTGAATAAATCAAATCTTTGTCTTAATCATGTTCAAATATGATATATGTTcaataaaatgtcaaatttaaatatctattaaaataaatattatttctcaATCAAAAGGAATGCTTTCAAAGGCTACCACCAATTATTTGATAGTCAAATAGAGTAGTTAAAGAAAAAGGTATTTACCCTTGTCACGAAAATATTAAGATATGTTTTTAGGGAGTCATGCATGAATTTCACCTTATCTCTTTAAACATATTTCCATATAATAATatctaataattcaaaataaatatattagtttgaaaaaattatcatcatcTATGTTCATACATTGTTTATTAGATTTAGAGTACTAGTGAGACCCTCAACTTctgcttttaaaaacattttatgatgCGATCCATTTCAAATgtcaaaaatcccattttttagGGTACATagtctatttatttgtttgatttaaaaacatttttatgttcttaaaaataaaatttatttttaaaatcttgtttggttcatgttttttaaaaataatttttaaaaaataaaataaaaaataatttttagagaacaaataaaagttgttttcattagttttttaaaataaaatgaaaacacGATCcgttttatcatatttttaaaaacttatttttaagttaaaaaataaaaaataatttttaaaaacaagttttagaaaatatggttAAACGGGTTCtaaatttttaggttttttattttaaatttttaagtatgaATAAATGGgaaatttaaatacaaatacAATGATAATATGTCACCtatacttcaaattttaaataaaataaaccaagtAAAAATAGATGCAATCACTATTGtgtatcataaaaatattttaattaaagatatggataattatgatattttaaaatttttaattgaataaaaatatttgataaccaTAGTTGAGAGATTAATCCGAATAATCTTAAAATACAAACAGAGTTTAAAATACGGATAACATTTTGTTgataaaaattgatctttaaatattttaggatttaaaaagtaaaaattactATAACTTTActtcattatttaataatattttataataaaatttaaaaatcaataattatttaattgacatattataatttaaaataatataaatgaattagATTTCCACATTTGACTCATTAAAATGGGTCAAAATGAAACTTTCAATGAGTCAATAGAGACTTGTTGGCTGCATTCTCATCCCCACCTAACAAAACGGAGGCTGAATTTTATAGTGAACAAAACGATGAAAGAATAATTGATGGTAggatatttttttgttcaaagCATGTGTAAAGGACCACCTAAAAATTTGACATGAAGAGAGAGCGAGAGATGAAAGGATTATTGATGGTAGTGTATCTTTCCGTTCAAAGCAAGTGGAAGGGATCATCTCAAAATatacatagagagagagagagagagagagagagagttgggCCACAAAGCAAATTGCAACACAATGTGACAAGGTCATCTTTTACCCAATTCATCTTCCCGCAAGTGATTTTgctaaaaatattcttaaaacatATAACACTTTTATTATTGTGTGTTTgtatttaaatgttttataaagaattattaatatttagatAGTAATCAAAATAATGCTTCTAATAGTGTTTTTTATgacaatttttgagaaaaaaataatttgttaaaaacgTACTATTTGGTAATGACTAATTTaagattattaaaattttattaagctattctcaaaaatagttcCCAAATAGATCCAAAGACATTTGTCACAAACTTAGTATTTTCCTAAACTTGTGCGgtacttagacaagtcaagacacttgatcttgctaagtcagtctGACTCCCAATACTTAGGTTGCTAGGATAAGATGTTCATGACTCGGAAGCTTTAGAGGGCGTAGTAGaaaactcttaaagaatggaagctttattgctcaaggaagctttacaagtCTTTTGAGAACTCACTTGCTTAgttaggaagtgattttggGTGGTGTTTTGGCTAAATGAgaccctcacctatttataagcATCAATGGAACTCTCTGAAACCTTAAATGGTtccttacaaataaaaaatattttagaataccttacacaattctatgtacaaaccTATATACAATAATATACAAAAGATTTTTAGAATTCTCTATAAAGTCTTAAACTCTTCTCatgtcttccaccatagtgtagagatgtgaggacatctctaggcatctttagaaccttccacactcttcctaCCAATgacttagtgtagatggctccaagaGTACCCAGAAGCTTCCTAGGCTTTATATAAGCTATGGGGaaggtcatttgaagcatcatgTGACACATTGCTCTTATATGATTTGTTATTATGATTTGTCATATAACTACACAAATAATGAGCTTCttgtaatagaaaaaaaattaggtgggAGTGAGGGATTATTATACATGCATCATGAATCACATAAGAAAATCTTACTAGCAATTTAGAAAACAACACCTTTTTTgccctaaatttaatattttatattttctctcaaacctggaaatgttagaaaatttaatatcatCATTATTCATTTCGTTGCATTAATcttgagaataaaataaatcGTAATAAAGCATAGAAGGTGTACCTTAGCACTGCTCGAagcttttcattttctctcctGCTATACACCTTCATTCTTTTCTCTGCTCCTCtctagtaaaaaataaaaagaaaaaacaaattagaattaaacccaagtagaaattttttaaaattttacaaaatggtccatctaaattttcttgaaaCTCAAAGTAGTcaactcatttaattttaatgagtatttgataaattaattgaataatttaatttaagtcattaaataaattaaatctagttggtaaaataatttaatggtataacttaaagtcaaaaacaactttaagtagtaagtaaaaataattaacttattcttaaatccatatctttaaatataatttaacttaaaatcaacttaagttactaataagtattaaattttaccaaacactttcttagttattgttttaattatagtttaacaatatttttaccTCTTGAATTAGTTTACGTAAGAGTCACTTTagtaatgttttttaaaaatatttttctaaaaataaaaaatcaggtatttgacaaaattgatgaaatattttttaagaaaaatattgcaaaattaCTTGTAATATTAAAAggatttcaaaaaaatgatattagcaCAGATTCCAAGAGACGCTTGGATGTTCCTTTTTTGGGGGGTGGGGGTTGTGGAATTTGAGCATTCAAGGGCTTTCAAGCAGTCCATTTGGGTGTtccttcccatttctccttttTTCCGAGTTTTAGATTGCTTAAGCACTTACTTGAAAGTTCAAGTGATCTAAACACTTTTGACTCATTTTTCAATTAGAGTTCTATTATTAAGTTGTCATTGGTTACCATCATTACTACTTTACTTTGCTTCATCTATATGTATCTTCACTCTTACTCTAAAGCCAATAAGTGCTATTGCTCCAAGCACTTATTGGAAATAAGTAAGTGCTTTCAAACTAAAATTGCTAACTTAATTTAGCTATCTTACCACACTAATACCTTTTACTTGAATGTGCTAATGTGGCTATTAAGTCCTTATCATTAATCGTCCTCTATTCTCCTTAAATCGTTACTCTCCAATTTAATTTCTAGCATATTTCTAATTCAAATCAAAACAATGACACATTAAATTgggtatataaaattaaaaaattatgtcatAAACAAACGATAATATGAATCACTTGAAAAAATTATGTCAACATTTGGCTTAGTTAACACAATCAACAAATTACTAACAATATAACTATAAAGTGGCTTCAAtagattttgtttttctatcaaaatttgaatagaaattgatgcaaaaaaatatcattaaaacttttttttgggGGGTAAAAGTTGAGTTAGGTTTTGTATTGAGacaaaacatttgaaaataagacttaaattttaaaagaaaaactaatattaaaacatttaaagcCTAATAAAATAAGGTAATTTGGTCAAGTGACTGGCACAAGTACCGTAACAATGGGATGAGTATTTTTGGATACCTACTTGTCAAGTCCTAATGGAATAAGGTTGggataaatataaatgagtttaaatttatttatttttaaatccaagACAAGTTAAAAAGTGTTCAGGTATGATTTTATCTGTTTCATCTTGTCCTTATTACATATaatatgaaattcaaaattattttaattgtttttttcattttcaattttttaaatttatataaaatattattttaaattcaaataaattctaaatattaccatatttattaattataaattgtatttatttttaataaaatttaatattttaaaagtaaaagaaaatttaaaaataaataaataaatgaggtgGGACTAGAATTTCCTATACTCtcgtttattttatttttatttttttattgacgAGGatgaaaattgattgaaataaatagaaGGACGTTGGGATGAGATCACCCATATGGAACCCACCTTTGCCATCCCTAAGCGGCTAGGCACAAGCACACAGGGTGCTCTACACCCATGTCACGTAGGGAACTTTTCTTCCCCATTTTTTCCTCTTGGTTGAAaagtatattaataaaaaagaggCATTGACTTTATAAACACTCCtcaataattgatatttttgttatatgatGGGCCATTGGatggtaattaaaatttatttttataaaagaaagcaTGGCACATGCTACCGTTGAAAACCTCCCATAAAAGTTAGATTTCCAACCacttcaattaaattaatttaaaagaaaattgggTGAATTGTGATTTTGACCAATTGGGTCTTGAAATCAACCTTCAGTCTAAGTGGCATAATTagtagaaaaaatatgaaattataagaaacaaaaataccTATGAAGATaacacattaaatttttttaaaagttgtttggTTGCACACTTGGCAATGACCCGAAAAACCCccaaaaattttttatttgattaaataaaagaaaatgttacttataaaatatctttcaattttttttttcacaaaaaccaatttccatttgaattagaaaatatttataaaaaaccaatttaTGTTTAaactctcaaatttatttagaaaaaattacagtttatttttatttttttaaaagttctcccgttttatcctaaaaaaaatattttaaattaattataaaaaattgagagaaaaaaaagttcaaatttattaaaaaaaaaatgtgatttcaaattctttaaaaaaaagatttatttaaaaaaataatttattaaaagaaaaactcaatttattaaaaagggaaattcaattttattaaaaaatattttttttttgcttttcaaatttcttctaaaactgttttttctatttttattaaaaaaaattcaaattttattttaaagggttttatttttatttttattttttattttttaaattttgatatgatttcaatcttgtgtttttattttttttttttacaatcaaCAAAAgacattttaagaaatattgaagttttatatcctttttctcaattttcatttttttttttttggatcgtAGACTTAAATGGGTAGGTTTTATGGACTTAAAGGCCAATTTAAGGAAAGTATACATTAATTTAAGGATGGTTACAAGTAATTGTTCTTTTTATAGTAGATGACATTTCAATGGTtgctttctttcctttgtttttttttctaaatatcgACAACGATATACTCGTCAAAGTTGACGACGTAATATTATTGAAGTTCACAAGCTTAGTTTGGTGCAAGAATTGAATGCATACATTAATTTAGGATGGTGGATTGCCATTCTTTGTACGGAAAGTAGACGATGACTTCTCCAATGGACTCCCACTCTACTTCTTCGACAACACATTACGCAGCAGTTTGTTGAAGTTGTCGTACGATGACCCTCCAGGCCTAGTGGCCTCTTCTGCCAACTTCCTCCATTCCAtcaccttcttcttcatctccttCCCCTTCTCCCCATCCATCAGCTCTCTCACAAGCTTTTCCACTTCCACCCTCTTCACATTATTATCAATCTCCATCCCTATCCCCCATTCACTGCAACTATAGCGACAGTTGGTCTGTTGCTCGGCGAAGAATGGCCAGCAAATCAGTGGCACTCCCCCACATATGCTCTCGCTTGTGGAGTTCCAGCCGCTATGTGTTAAGAACCCTCCTATAGCCGGGTGCTTCAGCACTTGCTCTTGCGGGCACCAGTTTGCTAACATGCCTCTATCTTTCGTTTCCGTCACAAACTCCGGTGGCAGAAGCGCTGAGTCGCCCACCACCAGATCAGGCCTTATGATCCATAGGAAGGGCTTGTTGCTGTTAGCTAGTCCCCAAGCGAACTCTGTGAGCTGTTGGGATGTCATCACTGTGATGCTTCCGAAATTCACGTACACGACTGAGTTGGGTTCTTTGGAGTCGAGCCATTGGAGACAATCTGTTTGTTCTTTCCATAGATTTGAGCCCATGGATTTCAATCTATCGTCTGAAATCTGATCAACCAAATGCTGAAGAGGACCGATGGAGTAAACAGAAGGAAGAGTGGCTGAGAGAGCATCCAGAACATCTTTTTCCAAAGCATCGAAAGTGTTCAAAATGACAGCAGAAGCTCTGGAAGCTCTCTCTGCCTCCACCCTCACGAAGTTGAGCATGATATCGTTCAGGTCTGTCGTTCTGAGGAAAGTTGGAAAGTCTCTCAGACGGATGGTTTTCTTCTTTCCAGGAACGAAGTCAACAACGGTGTCTAAGTACCCATTGCTTAAACAGCTTTCATCTGTGATTCACACAAAGAAATTAGTTTCCAAAACAGGCACTTCAATCAAACTCAAAGCAAGGTCAGGAGGAGGATGCATGTTTGGATTTCAAAAACCCAAGTTCATACTCCACCAACAGACGTTGAAAAAGTATAAACTTTTTTCTCCTTTAGTGAGATCCATGGAGGGTTAAAGAGCTTTGAATCTCTAGATTTGAAAGTATTGACCACGTTGATTAGATGGTTAATTGAGATCCCTATCATATTCTTTCAAAATCCCAATAATTCTCAACATTCAATCCAAACTTAGCCTCAGATAACGATAGACAATACCTTGGAGTGGTATGAGGCCTCTTCGAATGAGGTTTCTGTAGTGCCTATACCCGAGAAAGCCACATGCGCTTGTCGTCCAAAACACCACTTCAGGCACTCCGAACTTCTCGGCAGCATCAAGAGTGAAGGACATGACACCATCAGACACAATACAGCTCACAGGTGGCCCAGGAGAGTAGGAAGGATCATTTAGCTTAGTGATGAGGGCGCAAAAGGGGGCCAAGCAGTTCTTGGTGGTGGAATCACAGAGAGAGGGGATGTCTTGGGTGGCGTCAGCATCACTTGGTGGGAGGCCATCTGGGATGGTCTCAAAGCGAAAGTCAGAGAGGCCATCAAGAGAGTTGGGGCCTCTGGACCTGAGCAAACGCTTATGGTTGTACTCGGTGTTGACAAAAGAGACGAAAAAGCCTTTGTTGTGAAGCAGTTTTGCTAGCTTAAGCATTGGGTTCACATGGCCTTGAGCTGGGTATGGGATCAACACAACATGAGGTTTATCAGAAGCTGTGACTGaacccatctctctctctctctctctctctctctctctctctctctccccctctctctgATACACACAAAGGGCAGTTGTGATGAAGGGAGACAGGGCACTGGGTTGGGTTTTATAGCCaaaataattgtattaaaaattaaaatcaaagggagaaacagaagaaaaaaacaagaaaataaatgaaaaaagaaacccatttttatttaatgatttaacaTGTTCCTAGCTTGAAGGATTCAACGCTATGaatatagttttaaattttccataagtat includes the following:
- the LOC117908792 gene encoding 7-deoxyloganetin glucosyltransferase-like; translated protein: MGSVTASDKPHVVLIPYPAQGHVNPMLKLAKLLHNKGFFVSFVNTEYNHKRLLRSRGPNSLDGLSDFRFETIPDGLPPSDADATQDIPSLCDSTTKNCLAPFCALITKLNDPSYSPGPPVSCIVSDGVMSFTLDAAEKFGVPEVVFWTTSACGFLGYRHYRNLIRRGLIPLQDESCLSNGYLDTVVDFVPGKKKTIRLRDFPTFLRTTDLNDIMLNFVRVEAERASRASAVILNTFDALEKDVLDALSATLPSVYSIGPLQHLVDQISDDRLKSMGSNLWKEQTDCLQWLDSKEPNSVVYVNFGSITVMTSQQLTEFAWGLANSNKPFLWIIRPDLVVGDSALLPPEFVTETKDRGMLANWCPQEQVLKHPAIGGFLTHSGWNSTSESICGGVPLICWPFFAEQQTNCRYSCSEWGIGMEIDNNVKRVEVEKLVRELMDGEKGKEMKKKVMEWRKLAEEATRPGGSSYDNFNKLLRNVLSKK